A genomic window from Terrisporobacter glycolicus ATCC 14880 = DSM 1288 includes:
- a CDS encoding GTP pyrophosphokinase, with the protein MKYEKWDEVLAPYEHAVEELKVKFKNIRKEFLTKGEYSPIEFVTGRTKKISSIISKANRLEAEDIESEIEDIAGIRIMCQFVEDIYTLVDLIKSRTDMTVVYEKDYITNFKDSGYRSYHVIINYPINSIAGYKEILCEIQIRTLAMNFWATIEHSLKYKYEHYIPEDVANRLRRAADAAFLLDQEMSEIREEIMKAQVMYQAKSLTIREVLGKIQELYDLGEISRAINYQRRLDRIDSQRDIKEIVALKEEIEEILQYYKNKKRND; encoded by the coding sequence ATGAAGTATGAAAAATGGGATGAAGTATTAGCTCCTTACGAACATGCGGTGGAAGAACTAAAAGTAAAATTTAAAAATATAAGAAAAGAGTTTCTTACAAAGGGTGAATATTCTCCTATAGAATTTGTTACAGGGAGAACAAAAAAAATATCATCCATAATATCTAAGGCAAATAGATTAGAAGCTGAAGATATTGAAAGTGAAATTGAAGATATAGCTGGAATAAGAATTATGTGTCAGTTTGTAGAAGACATATATACTTTAGTAGATTTAATAAAATCAAGAACTGATATGACTGTAGTATACGAAAAAGATTATATTACTAACTTTAAAGATAGTGGATATAGAAGTTATCATGTTATAATTAATTATCCGATTAACTCTATAGCAGGATATAAGGAAATATTATGTGAGATTCAAATAAGAACATTAGCTATGAACTTTTGGGCAACTATAGAACATTCTTTAAAATATAAATATGAACATTACATACCAGAAGATGTAGCCAATAGACTTAGAAGAGCTGCAGATGCTGCATTTTTATTAGACCAAGAAATGAGCGAAATTCGGGAAGAAATAATGAAAGCTCAAGTTATGTATCAAGCCAAATCACTTACAATTAGAGAAGTTTTAGGAAAGATACAAGAACTATATGATTTAGGTGAAATTAGTAGAGCTATAAATTATCAAAGAAGGCTTGATAGAATAGATAGTCAAAGAGATATTAAAGAAATTGTAGCATTAAAAGAAGAAATAGAAGAAATACTACAGTATTATAAAAATAAAAAAAGAAATGATTAG
- a CDS encoding metallophosphoesterase, which translates to MSLYAIGDLHFSTSVNKPMDIFGDNWEDHQNKIINNWKEIIKEDDTVLVLGDTSWAMNMKEAKEDLDIIDNLPGKKVFIKGNHDFWWSSLSKLKSAYKEITFLQNSYYKYENIGICGTRGWLCPNEVKFNEDDEKIYKREQLRLKMSLEAAIKDGCEELVAITHYPPTNDKLEESEFTKIFEEYNVKKVVYGHLHGAESFEMGLKGVRNNVEYILASSDYIDFKPIKIME; encoded by the coding sequence ATGAGTTTATATGCAATAGGTGATCTACATTTCTCTACATCGGTAAATAAGCCTATGGATATATTTGGAGATAACTGGGAGGATCATCAAAATAAAATAATAAACAATTGGAAAGAAATTATAAAAGAAGATGACACAGTATTAGTGTTAGGGGATACTTCTTGGGCTATGAATATGAAAGAGGCAAAGGAAGATTTAGATATAATTGATAATTTACCAGGTAAGAAGGTTTTTATAAAAGGAAATCACGATTTTTGGTGGTCATCGCTAAGTAAACTGAAATCAGCTTATAAAGAAATTACTTTTTTACAAAATAGCTATTACAAATACGAAAATATTGGAATTTGTGGAACTAGGGGTTGGCTTTGTCCCAATGAAGTAAAATTTAATGAAGATGACGAAAAAATATATAAAAGGGAGCAACTAAGATTGAAAATGTCTTTAGAAGCAGCTATAAAAGATGGTTGTGAAGAATTAGTAGCAATAACTCATTACCCACCTACTAATGATAAACTTGAAGAATCAGAGTTTACAAAGATTTTTGAAGAGTACAATGTTAAAAAAGTTGTATATGGTCATCTTCATGGAGCGGAGTCTTTTGAGATGGGCTTAAAAGGAGTAAGAAATAATGTGGAGTATATATTGGCTTCAAGTGATTATATAGACTTTAAACCAATAAAAATAATGGAGTAA